The Drosophila subobscura isolate 14011-0131.10 chromosome A, UCBerk_Dsub_1.0, whole genome shotgun sequence genome includes the window GTTttaattcggtgatctgatagatatggtcattccctacggattTGTGTTGgatttctcttatcttcaaaatgtGGATGCAGCATATTTATGCCCTTtgagggggcggggctcatttttaaaatatacttgTATGAGTGTGATATTACAGCAGTCTATAGGCAAAATTCGTTGAGAGCTAGCCGACAAACTAGACGGACGGACAATTGGACAGAAAGACGgatatagactcggcttttgatgaTGGTTAAGattatatatactttatggggtcggaaacgtttccttctgtacgttacatacatcaccttttgtgcaaaaatacaacataccccatttactcttcgaatacAGGGTATAATTATGTAAATCCACGTATCACGTATCTAAATACCcgtatatacatacttatacatacatacgtgtgcATTAGTTGAATCTCAGCAGAGAAATGTTTCCACTTGGAATAATTCAAATCGTCTGTACCCATTGAAGTCTGACGCTGAGCTTTGAGCTTTATCATAGCTGTATAATCGGATGATCTTCTTGGTCTCCCGCATTTCACTAATTTCATTGAGATATGCTTGTGAGGGCAGTATAAGTATTTCCCTACCAAATTTACCTAAACAGAACTGGCACATTGCTACAGTACAGCTTATGACTGTTTTCCAAGTAAAACGGGGGATCCCATGACAAgtgaaatcaaaatttataGAGGTGCGCTGTCTGCTTTATTCATGCAGCACTTGTGCTGCCATTCAGTATTTAGCAGCCGACTCGTTGTTATTAAAGGCACATTAAATGGCACAAAATTAATCGTTGAGCAACTACTTAGTTTGGTGGGGAGATGGCAATAAGTGGTGTGTTATAACTCACCAACCAACTTCTGGGGCAATCGATACAGCTAGCGCTTTGCCTACTATATGGCTTCCTTTGTTGATGTTCCGCAGCAGAAAAGCTGTGGGCGAGACTTAAAACCAGCTCCTCACTAAAGCTCAGTCGTTGGGCAGCATGGAACGTTGGCGCAACAAAGTGGCGGTAGTGACTGGCGCCAGTGCTGGCATTGGTGCGGCCTGTGTACGCGCTTTGGTCGGTGCCGGTCTGGTAGTTATCGGCCTGGCGCGTCGCCAGGAGCGCGTTACGCAGCTGCGGGCAGGATTaccagaggaggagcaggggcGTCTGCACGGAATGAGGTGCGACGTTACGCACGAGGAGGACGTACTGGCAGCATTCGACTGGGCACATCGCCAGTTAGGTGGCGTAGACGTGCTGGTCAGCAATGCAGGGATTATTGCCAGCGGAGAGCTAAGCGGTCAGTCCAACACTGCGGCCATGCGCGACACCGTAGAAACGAACGTCATGGGCAGTGTTtactgcatccgcgaggcttTCCAATCGATGAGACAGCGAGGGGCCGAGGGTCACGTGGTCATCGTGAACAGCGTGGCCGGACAACATGTGCCAAACCTAGGTCCCCAGCTCCCCTCACTGAATATATATCCGGCCAGCAAGTTTTGCGCTCCGCGCCATGAACGAAATATATCGTCAGGAGTTTCTACGCAACAAGACCCGAGTCAGGGTCTCGGTAAGAGGGGACTCCCCTTTACCACCACTCTAGCAATCACGTCATTGGAAATACCTTGCAGACCATCAGTCCTGGCATTGTCGACACGGACATTTTGCCGCAGCAGATCCAGGCGTTCATTAGGCAATACATGCCAATGCTACAATCAGATGATGTTGCTGATGCGGTGCTCTGGACTATCGGTACTCCACCCAACGTACAGGTACGCTCTCCTACCCCCTGTCTACATATTGTACGTTCTGAGGTCCTTATTATTTGCAGGTGCACAACATCACCATCAAGGCGCAAGGTGAAAAGTTCTAGGCTAAGCAACGAGGTTACACTCCAAAAATGTACAGCTCGAGAGTCATATTTGTatgcttaaataaatattaaataactCAGCTGGCTCCTGCGTTTGGTCTCTTTAgtacaaaaacgagaagggacgtgtgagacgcttcttacgcgtcacaacttttatacccggcactcagtactacaaatgcaccttagcggttatttgtcgaattttaaattttttccttatctgtcatctacatcaacaacactactcacgccaacacgctcctttagctcgccaccctcccctagagcaacacactgcagagtctgggcagagacgcggcagaggctgggacgtgtcaggggcagaggcctctgccactgcgcgaagcagagtgtgaatgagagaatgtgcaaaaaacaaatataaggggtttagccactgcaaattaatttcttcattgtggctataataatgatccaaccgtatcccaatttggtgatctgatagatatggtcattccctacggaatggcggggcggggtggggctcatttttgaaatacactcgtaacagtgtgagcatacagaagtctggatgcaaaatttggtggctctagcttttatagtctctgagatccaggcgctcaacaagacggagggacagacgggcggacggacagacagacattgctcaatcgactcggctattgatgctgatcaagaatatatatactttatggggtcggaaacgtttccttctgtgcgttacatacaaccgttattcgcacaaatacaatataccctatttactcttcgagtaccgggtataattgtCAGGATACCCTCGATTCCGTGCAAAAACAATTCCTCATCTTTGTCCTGCGTGGACTTTAGAACCTTAAtcttctccttcttccttCTAACGAGAGCAGGCGGCGCCTCATTAACATCCACCACCATCCACTTCCTACATGTAATTCTCTTTCT containing:
- the LOC117894248 gene encoding LOW QUALITY PROTEIN: farnesol dehydrogenase-like (The sequence of the model RefSeq protein was modified relative to this genomic sequence to represent the inferred CDS: deleted 1 base in 1 codon): MERWRNKVAVVTGASAGIGAACVRALVGAGLVVIGLARRQERVTQLRAGLPEEEQGRLHGMRCDVTHEEDVLAAFDWAHRQLGGVDVLVSNAGIIASGELSGQSNTAAMRDTVETNVMGSVYCIREAFQSMRQRGAEGHVVIVNSVAGQHVPNLGPQLPSLNIYPASKFALRAMNEIYRQEFLRNKTRVRVSTISPGIVDTDILPQQIQAFIRQYMPMLQSDDVADAVLWTIGTPPNVQVHNITIKAQGEKF